The Etheostoma cragini isolate CJK2018 chromosome 15, CSU_Ecrag_1.0, whole genome shotgun sequence genome window below encodes:
- the mylk5 gene encoding myosin light chain kinase, smooth muscle isoform X3 encodes MAGEVARFGNPSFDGREVRFVVRECLPEDAGAYTCLAENSAGKTSCCAAVFVRDFETIRSVQNCVSNIPTSASKSSVENGSSPQSPKDVLQKFRGSTCTSPTGSDKLSPVSTPREVIPKKRANSGTGPALHFENPPQHLEVKVGQAARVTCFFAGSPPVVSCWIRNKEQLVDGPELWSENTDQSSTLVVAEAKPQHTGRYTVVVKDRKSSAQHTLTLSVIERPQPPASCPVISLVSSTSLVLSWSGPCYDGGSAVLGYVVEVKSQGCVEPGDWRELTAQCKSTSYRVSSGLQHQQEYWFRVRAYNAVGVSEPGPVSPVVKMEQQDKPQEEDPQAFCCVSIDSSQKVTDHYTLQEKLGMGKFGLVFKLVHKETGRVCAGKFYKGRRAKEREAARKEIELMNFLHHPKLVQCLAAYDHKPEMVMVMEFIAGGELFERIVDDSFEHTEPASVRYMQQILKGIAFMHQQRIVHLDLKPENIVCVDTHGTSIKIIDFGLANRLDENTPLKVMHGTPEFVAPEVINYEPVFLTTDMWSIGVICYILLSGESPFQGNSDAETLALVTAAQWEFDEESFDEITDEAKHFISSLLNKDARRRMTSEEALAHQWMTFDSKALATTKTLSKDKMKRFLARQKWKKTGKALLALKRMAQLSKSDTSACSTSPAEDLPLSPEAEHALQSLERKMQGPPQFTQGLEDQTVAQGSSARLSCHLTGYPDPEVVWLCGKEPVVESPTVQIEYEDDGRCTLVLAKVGPEDTNVYTCTATNDHGEECCSAKLIVHE; translated from the exons GCAGGTGAAGTGGCTCGTTTTGGGAATCCTTCCTTCGATGGCAGGGAGGTGAGGTTTGTGGTGAGGGAGTGCTTGCCAGAGGATGCCGGCGCCTACACGTGTTTGGCAGAGAACAGTGCAGGGAAGACATcctgctgtgctgctgtgttCGTCAGAG ACTTCGAAACTATCCGCAGTGTGCAGAATTGTGTCTCAAATATCCCGACTTCTGCATCCAAGAGCAGTGTGGAGAATGGAAGTTCACCCCAGTCACCCAAAGACGTGCTACAGAAGTTTAGAGGATCTACTTGTACTTCACCTACAGGCTCTGATAAGCTCAGCCCAGTCTCAACTCCAAGAG AAGTCATCCCAAAGAAGAGAGCCAACTCAGGAACAG GTCcagcattacattttgaaaacccTCCACAGCACCTCGAGGTGAAGGTGGGACAAGCTGCCCGTGTGACGTGTTTTTTCGCCGGCAGTCCTCCTGTAGTGTCGTGTTGGATCAGAAACAAAGAACAG CTAGTGGATGGTCCAGAGCTGTGGTCAGAAAATACAGATCAGAGTAGTACACTGGTCGTAGCAGAGGCTAAACCACAGCACACAGGCCGCTACACCGTTGTAGTCAAGGATCGCAAGAGCTCAGCCCAACACACGCTCACCCTCTCTGTCATAG AGAGGCCTCAGCCCCCAGCCTCCTGTCCCGTGATCTCACTCGTCTCTTCCACCAGCCTTGTCCTATCCTGGTCGGGCCCCTGCTACGACGGCGGCAGTGCCGTCTTGGGTTATGTGGTTGAAGTAAAGAGCCAAGGATGTGTTGAGCCTGGGGATTGGCGCGAGCTCACTGCCCAGTGTAAGAGTACCTCATACAGAGTGTCTTCTGGGCTGCAGCATCAACAGGAATACTGGTTTCGAGTAAGGGCTTACAACGCAGTAGGAGTAAGTGAGCCAGGACCAGTGTCACCCGTGGTTAAGATGGAGCAGCAAG ACAAACCACAAGAAGAGGACCCTCAAGCGTTTTGCTGTGTCTCTATTGACTCATCACAAAAAGTCACAGATCACTACACATTGCAGGAAAAACTTGGAAT GGGAAAGTTCGGCCTGGTGTTCAAGCTAGTCCATAAAGAGACGGGACGTGTGTGTGCTGGGAAGTTCTACAAAGGCCGACGTGCCAAGGAGAGAGAGGCTGCTCGTAAAGAGATAGAGTTGATGAACTTCCTCCACCACCCCAAATTGGTTCAATGTCTCGCTGCATACGATCACAAGCCTGAGATGGTCATGGTGATGGAGTT TATCGCAGGCGGGGAACTGTTTGAACGTATTGTGGACGACAGCTTTGAGCACACTGAGCCTGCCAGTGTTCGCTACATGCAGCAGATCCTGAAAGGGATTGCCTTCATGCATCAGCAGCGCATTGTCCACCTGGACCTCAAACCtgaaaacattgtgtgtgttgacaCCCATGGCACCTCCATAAAGATCATTGATTTCGGTTTGGCCAACAGGCTCG ATGAAAACACTCCTCTGAAGGTGATGCATGGGACTCCAGAGTTTGTGGCACCTGAAGTGATCAACTATGAGCCTGTGTTTTTGACCACTGACATGTGGAGCATAGGAGTCATCTGCTACATACT ACTGAGTGGTGAGTCTCCATTCCAGGGTAACAGCGATGCAGAGACCCTCGCCTTGGTCACAGCGGCCCAGTGGGAGTTTGATGAGGAGAGCTTTGACGAGATTACCGACGAGGCCAAACATTTCATCAGCTCCCTTCTTAACAAGGACGCCAG GCGGAGGATGACCTCTGAAGAGGCACTTGCCCACCAATGGATGACATTTGACTCTAAAGCTCTGGCCACCACCAAGACTCTGTCCAAGGACAAGATGAAGAGGTTTCTAGCCAGGCAGAAGTGGAAG aaaacaggTAAGGCCTTGTTAGCCCTGAAGAGAATGGCTCAGCTGTCTAAAAGTGACACCTCTGCATGTTCAACAAGCCCTGCAGAAG ATTTACCCTTGAGCCCGGAGGCAGAGCATGCCCTGCAGTCTCTGGAGCGCAAGATGCAGGGCCCCCCCCAGTTCACCCAGGGCCTGGAGGACCAAACAGTGGCTCAGGGATCTAGTGCCCGTCTCTCGTGTCACCTCACAG GTTACCCTGACCCAGAGGTGGTGTGGTTGTGTGGTAAAGAGCCCGTGGTGGAGTCACCCACAGTGCAGATAGAGTACGAGGACGATGGCCGCTGCACCCTGGTCTTAGCCAAAGTTGGACCAGAGGACACCAATGTTTACACCTGTACAGCCACCAACGACCACGGAGAGGAATGCTGCTCAGCCAAACTCATCGTTCACGAGTAG